The DNA sequence CCGACCCGGCGGCCGGCGTCTCGTCGATGGCCGCGACGCTGCTCGGCCCGGTGCCGTCCGGTTCTGTGCCGGTGCCCCGCTGGGGAGCCGGGCGTCGGGGCGTGCCCTCGGTCGGCACGCTGGACGACGCCGCCCGGCTGACGTTCTTGCTGCCCGGACCGCTGGGGTCGGCAGGGGTCTTGCGACGCGTCGAGCTCTTGGCCTTCGACCGTGCCGACGGCGCCATGAGTGCCCGGGCCGCGGTCTGTGCCGCGGAGGGTCCGCTCGACGGAGCCGGCGGGTCCCCGACCTCGTCACCGGAACCCGCTGTGGCTGGGAAGAAGACGTCGACCGGTCGGGGACTCACCGTCGGAGCAGGTCCCGTCGGGATGAGTGCACCGATGCCTCGGCCCAGCCCCCTGCGCTTCTCCGACATCAGTTCTCCTTCTCGACGGCGGACGCCATCTGGCTGTTGGTGGGGGTCGAGGCGCGCTGAGCGATCTCCTGGGCGGCCTCGAGGTAGGCCAGCGCACCGCTGGACCCACGGTCGTACGTCAGGACGGTCTGCCCGTAGCTGGGTGCCTCGGAGATGCGCACCGACCGCGGGATCGACGCCTCGAGGGTCTCCGCCGGAAAGTGCTCGCGGACCTCGGAGGCGACCTCGTGAGCGAGGTTCGTGCGCTTGTCGAACATCGTCAGGAGGATCGTCGACACGTGTAGATCGGGGTTCAGATGGCCGCGGATGAGCTCGATGTTCTTCAGGAGCTGGCTGAGCCCCTCGAGCGCGTAGTACTCGCACTGGATCGGGATGAGCACCTCCCGGGCGGCGACGAACGCGTTGATGGTGAGCAGACCCAGGCTCGGGGGGCAGTCGATGATGACGTAGTCGACGCGGTCGTCGCCGCTCTCACGACCCAGGTAGGCCTGGATCGCATTCCGCAGCCGGTTCTCCCGCGCCACCATCGAGACGAGCTCGATCTCCGCACCGGAGAGGTCGATCGTCGCCGGAGCCACGAGGAGTCCCGGAATGTCCTTGCACTCCTGGATCACGTCCTCCATCGGCACGTCGTCGATGACGACGTCATAGATGGACGCGACGCCGGCGTGGTGGTCGATCCCCAGGGCGGTCGACGCGTTCCCCTGGGGGTCGTTGTCGATGACGAGGACGTTGAGGCCGCCGGTCGCGAGGGCCGCCGCGATGTTCACCGTGGTCGTGGTCTTGCCGACGCCGCCCTTCTGGTTCGCGACGGTGAGGATTCGCGTCTCGGCCGGCCGTGGGAAGGTCACACCCTGCAGCCTGATGCGCCGACGGGCGTCCTCGGCGAGCTGTGCCGCCAGGGGCGTGGTCTCGTCGGCGTCCGGCACGGAGCGGAGGAGTGCGCTCCTGCGCCGGTCGTCACCGCTCTGACCTGCGTTGATGCCATCCGGCAGACTTGACTTGTGCTGCTGAGGCACAGCGCCCCCTCCAGTGTGTGACGTGGGTCGGGGCCCATCGTAACGGCGCCGGACGCATCTCCTCGGACCCGGTCGGCGCGTCGTGTTTCACGTGAAACGCGGTGCCGGTCAGGTCCCCGCCGCGTCCGCCGTCAATGACCGGCGCGCAGAGGAGGCGTGCGGCCGGGTGCCGGACGAGGCGCTGCCTCATCTCGTTGAATCTGTTCACCATGGCCGCCCAGCCGCCGTTGCCCGCCGCTCGTCGTCCGCCGAGTACCAGATGTTCCACGTGAAACGCTTGCCTGCACTCTTCCGACACCCCGCTCTCGCCCACCGCCGAGGGTTTCCAGATGGCCCGTCGGGGAGGGCGTGGGCGGGATGACCCCGCCGTCGAGTGCGCCGATTGCTGCATCATTCTTGCCGAATCGGTCAGGCGTGGGGATGGAGCCAGGCTCCAGAGCGGGCCCGCCTGTGCCAGCGTCCTCAGGACAGCCTGCCGCCAGGAGTGTCTGCGTCAGGATCTTCTGCCCGCTTTCACGTGAACAGGACGAACGCCCACCGGCGCACAATCATTCGGGCTTCTACCTACCGTTCGGCAGTGCTCGCAGTCTCACGTGAAACGACGGCAGGACACTCGCACATCGTCCAGACCCATATCTGCCGGTCCTCAGATCCTGTGAGGTTCGACGTAATACAGAACGAAAGACCGCCGGTTCGTACCATTCGAGCTTCTGCCTACCCGGCAGCACTGCTGGCAGTTTCACGTGAAACAACGGCGGCTTGCTGGCACAACCTCCGGATCTAAGGATGTCGGTCCGCTGGTCCTGTGTGGTTCCAGG is a window from the Georgenia muralis genome containing:
- a CDS encoding AAA family ATPase; translation: MPDADETTPLAAQLAEDARRRIRLQGVTFPRPAETRILTVANQKGGVGKTTTTVNIAAALATGGLNVLVIDNDPQGNASTALGIDHHAGVASIYDVVIDDVPMEDVIQECKDIPGLLVAPATIDLSGAEIELVSMVARENRLRNAIQAYLGRESGDDRVDYVIIDCPPSLGLLTINAFVAAREVLIPIQCEYYALEGLSQLLKNIELIRGHLNPDLHVSTILLTMFDKRTNLAHEVASEVREHFPAETLEASIPRSVRISEAPSYGQTVLTYDRGSSGALAYLEAAQEIAQRASTPTNSQMASAVEKEN